In one window of candidate division TA06 bacterium DNA:
- a CDS encoding adenine-specific methyltransferase EcoRI family protein: protein MTTKSSNKSFHNAKTAKKDEFYTQLTDIEKELGHYKNHFKRKVVLCNCDDPRISNFFHYFSYNFEQLKLKKLITTCYKNLNPEIFSQNKFEKAIYLEYTGDKNGDKIPSPDEIGIKPLKGDGDFKSIECIELLKQADIVVTNPPFSLFREYVAQLVEYKKKFVIIGNMNALTYKEVFKLFKENKVWFGHSIHSGDREFGVPAHYPLKAAGCRIDDKGNKFIRVKGVRWFTNLDYEERHEEFILCKKYNPEEYPKYDNYNAINVDNTKDIPCDYKGIIGVPITFMDKYNPDQFEILGNEYDLKIPKGRGYINGKRMYGRIFIKNKKL, encoded by the coding sequence ATGACAACTAAATCCTCAAATAAAAGCTTTCACAACGCAAAAACTGCTAAAAAAGATGAGTTTTATACGCAGCTAACGGATATTGAAAAAGAGTTAGGGCATTACAAGAACCATTTTAAAAGAAAAGTTGTATTATGTAATTGCGATGATCCACGAATTAGCAATTTCTTTCATTATTTTTCCTATAATTTTGAACAGTTAAAGCTGAAAAAACTAATTACAACTTGTTATAAAAACCTAAACCCCGAAATATTCAGTCAAAACAAATTTGAAAAAGCAATATATCTGGAATACACCGGGGATAAAAACGGGGATAAGATACCCAGCCCAGATGAAATTGGCATAAAACCGTTAAAAGGAGATGGCGATTTTAAAAGTATTGAATGCATTGAGCTTTTAAAACAAGCCGATATTGTAGTAACAAACCCGCCCTTTTCTTTATTCAGAGAATATGTAGCACAGTTAGTTGAATACAAAAAAAAGTTTGTTATAATTGGGAACATGAATGCCTTGACCTATAAGGAAGTATTTAAATTGTTTAAAGAAAATAAAGTTTGGTTTGGTCACAGTATTCATAGCGGAGATAGGGAATTTGGAGTACCTGCGCATTACCCATTGAAAGCAGCAGGTTGTAGGATAGATGATAAAGGGAATAAATTTATCAGAGTTAAAGGTGTACGTTGGTTTACAAATTTAGACTATGAAGAAAGACACGAAGAATTTATATTATGTAAGAAATATAATCCAGAAGAATACCCAAAATATGATAACTATAATGCCATAAATGTTGACAATACAAAAGATATACCTTGTGATTATAAAGGTATTATTGGTGTGCCAATTACATTTATGGATAAATATAACCCAGACCAATTTGAAATATTAGGCAATGAATATGATTTAAAAATCCCAAAAGGGCGTGGATATATAAACGGTAAAAGAATGTATGGTAGGATTTTCATAAAGAATAAAAAATTATAA